Proteins from a genomic interval of uncultured Desulfuromusa sp.:
- a CDS encoding FKBP-type peptidyl-prolyl cis-trans isomerase translates to MGRTAKKGDNVEIHYIGTVDNGAIFDSCDDESPMLVTLGQQEIFPALEDEIIGMRAGEVKNILIKAENAYGPRLDDNTLVVERSLFPTSKTIEVGQKLTIEFADGEQRIMLAIKVDDEKVTLDGNHPLAGLDLTFALKLARIIT, encoded by the coding sequence ATGGGCAGAACCGCTAAAAAAGGGGACAACGTCGAGATCCATTATATCGGCACGGTTGACAATGGCGCTATTTTTGACAGCTGTGATGACGAGTCCCCGATGCTGGTGACCCTTGGTCAGCAAGAAATTTTTCCGGCCCTGGAAGATGAGATTATCGGCATGCGTGCCGGTGAAGTCAAAAATATTCTGATTAAAGCTGAAAACGCCTATGGACCACGATTAGACGACAACACCCTCGTCGTTGAAAGATCGTTATTTCCGACAAGCAAAACGATTGAAGTCGGGCAGAAGCTGACAATTGAATTCGCCGATGGGGAGCAGCGCATCATGCTGGCTATTAAAGTCGACGATGAAAAGGTGACTCTGGACGGGAATCACCCTCTGGCAGGGCTTGATTTAACCTTTGCTCTTAAGCTCGCAAGAATCATAACATAA
- the nifH gene encoding nitrogenase iron protein, giving the protein MSEKKKLRQIAIYGKGGIGKSTTTQNTVAGLASLGKKILIIGCDPKADSTRLILHAKAQDTVMDKVRELGTVEDLELEDVCRRGYGDVMCVESGGPEPGVGCAGRGVITAINFLEEEGAYTPDLDYVFYDVLGDVVCGGFAMPIRENKAQEIYIVVSGEMMAMYAANNICKGIVKYAASGSVRLAGLICNSRNTDREADLIEALAARLGTQMIHFVPRDNQVQRAELRRMTVIEYSPDHPQAQEYRTLAQKIVDNEMFIVPTPLEMEDLEDLLMEFGIMEAEDETIIGVAEGA; this is encoded by the coding sequence ATGTCTGAAAAAAAGAAACTGCGTCAAATTGCAATCTACGGCAAAGGCGGCATCGGTAAATCAACCACAACACAAAACACCGTGGCCGGTTTAGCGTCGTTAGGCAAAAAAATCCTGATCATCGGCTGTGATCCTAAAGCGGATTCAACCCGTCTTATTCTCCATGCAAAAGCCCAGGATACGGTTATGGATAAAGTCCGCGAACTCGGTACCGTAGAGGATCTGGAGCTGGAAGATGTCTGTAGGCGTGGTTATGGCGATGTCATGTGTGTTGAATCAGGGGGTCCGGAGCCTGGTGTTGGCTGTGCCGGTCGTGGTGTCATTACCGCCATCAACTTCCTTGAAGAAGAGGGAGCTTACACCCCTGACCTTGATTATGTTTTCTACGATGTCCTTGGTGACGTTGTCTGTGGCGGCTTTGCTATGCCGATCCGCGAAAACAAGGCCCAGGAAATATACATCGTTGTGTCGGGTGAAATGATGGCCATGTACGCCGCCAACAACATCTGTAAAGGGATTGTCAAGTACGCCGCCTCAGGCAGCGTGCGTCTGGCCGGTCTCATCTGTAACAGCCGTAATACCGATAGAGAGGCCGATCTTATCGAAGCTCTGGCTGCTCGTCTCGGTACCCAGATGATTCATTTTGTTCCTCGTGACAATCAGGTTCAGCGCGCTGAACTGCGCCGCATGACCGTTATTGAGTACTCCCCTGATCATCCTCAAGCACAAGAGTACAGGACTCTGGCTCAAAAAATCGTCGACAACGAAATGTTCATTGTCCCGACGCCACTGGAAATGGAAGATCTGGAAGACCTGCTGATGGAATTCGGGATCATGGAAGCAGAAGACGAGACCATTATCGGTGTGGCTGAAGGCGCTTAA
- a CDS encoding ADP-ribose-binding protein: MQKPHLISGDLWEHHRNGAIVAVTTGGLLLKDGRCSMPSGCARQAADRFPSLPYTLGDQIRNFGMHVFDLGQHIVSFPVENSPFENPELRIIDQSCRELVELANYKQWQEIIVPRPGCGRGGLDWQEVEPVLRHYFDDRFYIITHGEN, encoded by the coding sequence ATGCAGAAACCGCATCTGATCAGCGGGGACCTATGGGAACACCACCGTAACGGGGCAATCGTCGCCGTGACCACCGGTGGATTGCTGCTCAAAGACGGAAGATGTTCAATGCCCAGCGGCTGTGCCCGTCAGGCTGCCGATCGCTTCCCCTCTTTACCCTACACCCTCGGTGATCAGATCAGGAATTTCGGTATGCATGTTTTTGATCTCGGTCAGCACATCGTGTCTTTTCCAGTGGAAAACAGCCCTTTCGAGAATCCTGAATTGCGCATCATAGATCAATCCTGCCGTGAACTGGTTGAGTTGGCCAATTATAAACAGTGGCAGGAAATCATCGTTCCAAGACCGGGATGTGGCCGGGGAGGGCTCGACTGGCAAGAGGTTGAACCCGTGTTGCGGCACTATTTCGACGATCGCTTTTATATTATCACTCACGGAGAAAACTGA
- the nifD gene encoding nitrogenase molybdenum-iron protein alpha chain: MAERKPIKGISKERTEQLIEETLAVLPEKAKKKREPHLGANEPEATTCAVKSNKKVVPGVMSQRGCAYAGAKGVVWGPIRDVIHVSHGPIGCGVYSWGTRRNLMKGIPGVTSFPIDFTSDFQERDIVYGGDIKLEKLLREADELFPLNKGLSILSECPVGLIGDDINSVAKKMEKELGKFVIPCNCEGFRGVSQSLGHHISNDSIRDHVIGKREFKEEAGPYDVALIGDYNIGGDVWAAIPILEEIGLNVKATWTGDGEIEKIAATNAVKLNLIHCYRSMNYMCKVMEEKWGIPWIEYNFFGPTKIEESLRAIAERFDAKIKKNVEKVIKKYKPQMQSVLDEYKPRLEGKTAMLFVGGLRPRHTVGAYEDLGIQITGTGYEFAHQDDYDRTSPEMAKGTLIYDDVSEFELEKFVEELKPDMVGSGIKEKYVFQKAGVPFRQMHSWDYSGPYHGYDGFEIFARDIDMAINSPTWDLVKAPY, from the coding sequence ATGGCTGAGAGAAAGCCCATAAAAGGAATATCCAAAGAAAGAACCGAACAGCTGATTGAGGAAACTCTCGCTGTCTTGCCGGAGAAGGCAAAGAAAAAACGGGAACCGCATCTGGGAGCTAACGAACCGGAAGCAACCACTTGTGCAGTTAAATCAAATAAAAAAGTTGTTCCTGGAGTCATGAGCCAGCGTGGCTGCGCTTACGCCGGAGCCAAAGGGGTTGTCTGGGGCCCGATTCGCGATGTCATCCATGTTTCCCACGGACCGATCGGTTGCGGTGTCTACAGTTGGGGAACCCGACGCAACCTGATGAAGGGAATTCCGGGTGTCACTTCTTTCCCAATCGATTTCACATCCGACTTTCAAGAGCGGGATATCGTCTACGGGGGTGACATTAAGCTGGAAAAACTACTGCGCGAAGCGGATGAACTCTTCCCGTTGAATAAAGGCCTTTCGATCTTATCCGAATGTCCGGTCGGTTTGATTGGTGACGACATCAACTCTGTCGCTAAAAAAATGGAGAAAGAGCTCGGTAAATTTGTCATTCCCTGTAACTGTGAAGGTTTCCGTGGTGTCAGTCAGTCCCTTGGACACCATATTTCCAACGATTCTATTCGCGATCATGTCATCGGTAAAAGAGAGTTCAAAGAAGAAGCAGGCCCCTATGATGTTGCCCTGATTGGTGACTACAACATCGGTGGAGATGTCTGGGCGGCAATCCCCATCCTTGAAGAGATCGGCCTCAATGTTAAAGCGACATGGACCGGAGATGGTGAAATTGAAAAAATTGCCGCGACGAACGCCGTGAAACTGAACCTGATCCACTGCTACCGCTCAATGAACTACATGTGCAAGGTGATGGAAGAAAAATGGGGCATTCCGTGGATCGAATACAATTTCTTCGGACCCACTAAGATAGAGGAAAGCTTAAGGGCGATCGCGGAAAGATTTGACGCCAAAATCAAAAAGAACGTTGAAAAAGTCATCAAAAAATACAAGCCACAGATGCAATCTGTGCTTGATGAATACAAACCTCGTCTTGAAGGGAAAACCGCCATGTTGTTCGTTGGTGGCTTACGCCCCCGTCATACCGTCGGCGCCTATGAAGATCTTGGTATTCAAATTACCGGGACAGGCTACGAATTTGCCCACCAGGATGACTATGATCGAACCTCACCGGAAATGGCCAAAGGAACATTAATTTATGATGACGTTTCTGAATTCGAATTGGAAAAATTTGTCGAAGAGCTCAAGCCTGACATGGTCGGCAGCGGAATTAAAGAAAAATACGTCTTTCAAAAAGCAGGCGTTCCCTTCCGCCAGATGCACAGTTGGGACTATTCCGGTCCATATCACGGTTACGATGGCTTCGAAATCTTTGCCCGAGATATCGATATGGCCATCAATTCACCGACATGGGATCTGGTAAAAGCACCCTATTAA